In Flavobacterium sp. WV_118_3, one DNA window encodes the following:
- a CDS encoding nucleoid-associated protein: MINLFNTHIDNLSIHRVGNKSRSEAIFLSETPYALNDEIMPLLKEYFFKPFREKEENYFQFAHDVDLDYNEMYNFSNEIFANPGSIHDVSKKITKHLFEQSNHPHIKNGEVYVTYLTNVSIDNNVVDAIGIFKSELKADFLQFEEKGSTLEMILQQGINLNKLDKGCLIFNYKKEEGYKILTIDSNRYDARYWLEHFLSVDAFQDENFMTKKYLKFCQDFAKEVVLPAEDKKEEVMFMNRSVNYFAKNDEFEETNFLNEVIDNPDLISEFKNYKVDKGEKYSIEDLTNFPIANAAVSDARKKMKNIIELDTNIQIKLDFINPESAEKFVEKGWDEEKQMYYYLVYFNKEQKS, encoded by the coding sequence ATGATAAACTTATTTAATACCCACATCGACAACCTTTCTATCCACAGAGTAGGAAATAAAAGCCGCAGTGAGGCCATCTTTCTTTCGGAAACACCTTATGCTCTGAATGATGAGATTATGCCTTTATTAAAAGAGTATTTTTTTAAACCTTTCCGCGAAAAAGAGGAAAATTACTTTCAGTTTGCTCACGATGTGGATTTGGATTATAACGAAATGTACAATTTCTCGAACGAGATTTTTGCCAATCCGGGAAGCATTCACGATGTTTCTAAAAAAATAACCAAACACCTTTTTGAACAGTCCAATCATCCGCATATCAAAAACGGAGAGGTGTATGTAACCTACCTGACCAATGTTTCGATCGACAATAATGTAGTGGATGCGATCGGAATTTTTAAAAGTGAGTTAAAAGCCGATTTCCTTCAATTTGAAGAAAAAGGTTCGACATTGGAAATGATTTTGCAACAGGGAATCAACCTGAACAAGCTGGACAAAGGCTGTTTGATTTTCAATTATAAAAAAGAAGAAGGTTATAAAATTTTAACGATCGACAGTAACCGTTATGATGCCCGTTACTGGTTGGAGCATTTCCTATCGGTGGACGCGTTTCAGGACGAAAACTTTATGACTAAAAAATACCTGAAATTCTGCCAGGATTTTGCAAAAGAAGTTGTTTTACCGGCCGAAGACAAAAAAGAAGAGGTAATGTTTATGAACCGTTCGGTAAATTATTTTGCTAAAAACGACGAGTTCGAAGAAACCAACTTCTTAAACGAGGTAATTGACAATCCGGATCTGATTTCCGAATTTAAAAACTATAAAGTTGACAAAGGCGAAAAATACAGTATTGAAGACCTGACCAACTTCCCGATTGCCAATGCGGCCGTTTCGGATGCCCGTAAAAAAATGAAGAACATTATCGAACTGGATACCAATATTCAGATCAAACTGGACTTTATTAACCCGGAAAGTGCCGAAAAATTCGTAGAAAAAGGCTGGGACGAAGAAAAACAGATGTATTACTACTTAGTATACTTCAACAAAGAGCAAAAAAGCTAA